Proteins encoded within one genomic window of Lactococcus garvieae:
- the rmuC gene encoding DNA recombination protein RmuC, with product MSIVIIILLILLILLGLANFFKKPASNSKLNARVENLSSNLTELRLEMSQQLGQNRQEISGTVSSLSHNMNGNLSNLTENINAKFDHQFKDLQNSNEQKLDKISQNLAEMTEAITEKFDRKFQNLQDSNDKKLSQIQNTVDEKLQETLNKRISQSFEQVTNLLTSVDKGLGEMRNLASDVDSLQRVMTGVKTRGIIGEVQLGRILEQIFTPAQYQEQVNIQERNAVDFAVIMPGKVAGSDVLLPIDSKFPLEDYQRLQDALETNDTVAIEISRKALFTAIKLQAKSIAEKYILPPKTTDFAIMFLPIEGLFMEVVNNTELYEQLSREYKVNVTGPTTMTAVLNSLQMGFKTLQIEQKSSEVYEMLGAVKTEFGKFETSLKKVHERLQQSEKEINTLITTRTNVMNRKLRTIDAVDKDTSAALLEIEGD from the coding sequence ATGAGTATCGTCATCATTATCCTTTTAATTCTGCTCATACTACTCGGACTTGCTAACTTTTTCAAAAAGCCTGCCTCTAATTCTAAGCTAAATGCACGTGTGGAGAACTTATCTTCAAATCTAACAGAATTACGTTTAGAAATGTCACAGCAACTTGGACAAAATCGCCAAGAAATCTCTGGAACTGTGTCAAGTTTGTCACATAATATGAATGGGAATTTATCTAATCTAACAGAAAATATTAATGCCAAATTTGACCATCAGTTCAAAGATTTACAGAATTCTAATGAACAAAAGCTAGATAAAATTTCTCAAAATTTAGCGGAAATGACCGAAGCAATCACAGAAAAATTTGATAGAAAATTTCAAAATTTACAAGATTCTAACGATAAAAAGCTAAGTCAAATTCAAAATACTGTGGATGAAAAACTTCAGGAAACACTGAATAAAAGAATTTCACAAAGTTTTGAACAAGTCACAAATCTCCTCACTTCTGTGGATAAAGGTCTGGGCGAGATGCGCAATCTGGCAAGTGATGTTGACAGTCTCCAAAGAGTGATGACCGGTGTGAAAACACGTGGTATTATTGGGGAAGTACAACTGGGACGCATTTTGGAGCAGATCTTCACACCTGCGCAATATCAAGAGCAGGTAAATATTCAAGAGCGCAATGCCGTTGATTTTGCAGTAATTATGCCCGGGAAAGTAGCAGGCAGTGATGTGTTACTACCGATAGATTCAAAATTTCCGCTTGAAGACTACCAACGTCTGCAAGATGCCTTGGAAACAAATGATACAGTAGCTATTGAAATTTCGCGTAAGGCACTATTTACGGCGATTAAGTTACAGGCAAAATCGATAGCTGAAAAGTACATCTTGCCACCAAAAACCACAGACTTTGCGATTATGTTTTTACCAATCGAAGGGCTCTTCATGGAGGTAGTCAATAACACGGAACTTTATGAACAATTAAGCCGAGAGTATAAAGTAAATGTTACTGGTCCAACAACGATGACAGCGGTTTTGAATAGTTTGCAAATGGGATTCAAGACACTCCAAATCGAGCAAAAATCGAGTGAAGTTTATGAAATGCTTGGGGCTGTCAAAACAGAATTTGGCAAGTTTGAAACTTCTCTTAAGAAAGTTCATGAACGCTTGCAACAATCAGAAAAAGAAATCAATACACTGATTACCACAAGAACAAATGTCATGAATCGTAAATTGCGCACGATTGATGCCGTTGATAAAGACACAAGTGCTGCGCTTTTAGAAATAGAAGGGGACTAA
- the rpe gene encoding ribulose-phosphate 3-epimerase: protein MNEITNKIAPSILAADFGAFTAEVAKIETAGADYVHIDVMDGHFVDNLTFGSGVVAALRPQTELVLDVHMMVEKPEKYIEEFAKAGADIMSIHVEATSHIHGALQQIKSAGMKASVVINPGTPVAVIEPVLSMVDMVLVMTVNPGFGGQAFIPETMEKIRELVKLREAKSLNFDIEVDGGIDDKTVEQAREAGANIFVAGSFVFKGDVSANIQKLRDKL from the coding sequence ATGAACGAAATTACAAATAAAATCGCACCATCAATACTTGCTGCAGACTTTGGAGCGTTTACTGCTGAAGTAGCAAAAATTGAAACAGCTGGGGCAGATTATGTACATATAGATGTTATGGATGGACACTTTGTAGATAACTTGACTTTTGGATCAGGTGTTGTTGCTGCTCTTCGTCCACAGACAGAACTCGTTTTAGATGTACATATGATGGTAGAAAAACCTGAAAAATATATAGAAGAATTTGCTAAGGCAGGTGCAGATATCATGAGTATTCATGTGGAAGCAACCTCTCATATTCATGGTGCACTTCAACAAATCAAGAGTGCAGGTATGAAAGCAAGCGTTGTTATTAATCCTGGAACGCCAGTGGCAGTTATAGAACCTGTATTGAGCATGGTAGACATGGTTTTGGTTATGACCGTTAACCCTGGCTTCGGTGGGCAAGCCTTTATTCCTGAAACAATGGAAAAAATTCGTGAGCTTGTGAAATTACGTGAAGCTAAGTCTTTGAATTTTGACATAGAAGTTGATGGCGGTATTGACGATAAGACTGTTGAACAAGCACGTGAAGCAGGAGCTAATATTTTTGTTGCTGGTTCATTTGTCTTTAAAGGTGATGTGTCTGCCAATATTCAAAAGTTAAGAGATAAACTATGA
- the rsgA gene encoding ribosome small subunit-dependent GTPase A, translated as MVKKGRIIKSLAGFYNVESEGQIYQTRARGNFRKKGMKPIVGDFVDFSAEENSEGYILDIHKRRNSLVRPSIANIDQAVIIMSTVNPDFSLNLLDRFLVFLEHKDIQPLIYISKLDLIEDLTDYQKFKKDYEEIGYQIFFDWKELVKVLADKVTVFMGQTGAGKTTLLNLIAPEMNLATGETSDKLGRGRHTTRHVEFFEVASGLIADTPGFSNLDYDVSNQPDLNAAFPEILKASHGCKFRECTHTHEPSCAVKVALEEGEILASRYDNYLQLLTEINNTRETYAKQRKKQN; from the coding sequence ATGGTAAAAAAAGGACGTATTATTAAATCTTTAGCAGGCTTCTACAATGTAGAGTCTGAAGGACAAATCTATCAAACGCGTGCTAGAGGAAACTTTCGGAAAAAAGGGATGAAGCCTATTGTAGGTGATTTTGTTGACTTTTCGGCGGAAGAAAATTCTGAAGGTTATATTTTAGATATTCATAAGCGCAGAAACAGCTTAGTTCGTCCGTCGATTGCGAACATCGATCAGGCCGTTATTATTATGTCAACGGTCAATCCTGATTTCTCATTAAATCTTTTGGATCGCTTTCTTGTTTTCTTAGAGCATAAGGATATTCAACCTTTAATTTATATTTCAAAGCTTGATTTAATAGAAGATTTGACGGACTATCAAAAATTCAAGAAGGATTATGAAGAGATTGGTTATCAGATTTTCTTTGACTGGAAAGAACTGGTCAAAGTATTAGCTGATAAGGTGACTGTCTTTATGGGCCAAACAGGAGCAGGAAAGACCACTTTACTGAATTTGATTGCGCCAGAGATGAACTTAGCGACGGGGGAGACTTCAGACAAGCTGGGACGTGGCCGTCATACCACTCGTCATGTAGAATTTTTTGAAGTTGCCTCAGGACTTATTGCAGATACACCAGGTTTTTCTAACTTAGACTATGATGTATCGAATCAACCCGACTTAAATGCTGCCTTCCCAGAAATTTTGAAAGCAAGTCATGGCTGTAAATTCCGGGAATGTACACATACACATGAACCTTCCTGTGCAGTGAAAGTAGCACTTGAAGAAGGTGAAATTTTAGCGAGTCGTTATGACAACTATTTACAATTATTAACAGAAATAAATAACACGAGGGAAACTTATGCCAAGCAACGAAAAAAACAAAATTAA
- a CDS encoding metal-sensitive transcriptional regulator, with translation MSHLTTHHSNELVKRLNRIEGQVSGIKKMVLEEKNYEDILIQLNSARSAIQKISQILLEAQADHSLMHVSEGHDLSEEMIKLRRVITQYNKIN, from the coding sequence ATGTCACATTTAACAACTCATCATAGTAACGAACTCGTTAAACGGCTAAACAGAATTGAAGGACAAGTCTCAGGTATTAAAAAGATGGTCCTAGAGGAAAAAAACTATGAAGACATTTTAATACAATTAAACTCTGCTCGCTCCGCTATTCAAAAAATTAGTCAGATACTATTAGAAGCACAAGCCGACCACTCTTTAATGCATGTGAGTGAAGGACATGATTTAAGTGAAGAGATGATTAAGTTGCGCAGAGTTATCACCCAATACAATAAAATAAACTAA
- a CDS encoding MATE family efflux transporter translates to MKKKNKDNDMLSLKKKIVDLALPATVENILETSVGFIDSLMISKIGLLAVAGIGVANAILNVYIALFIALGIGTSSIISRSIGAENIEKAKTVSRQSLLLAIVTGFILGIVSIFAGPRILTAMGATAQTLEYAMQFFSIVGGGAIFIATMVILGSMLRAIGDTKSPMKIGFITNLLNIVLDFILIFGLGPLPALGIIGTAIGTLISRIIGTILLYRKVQQSVLKFKFFSMLDKSNYTELLRLSLPATLERLVMRMGQVVYFGLIVALGVKTYAAHSIAGSIESFVYMPAYGLATAAATLTGNSIGKKDYAETRNIAYLSIKYGVTILSILGIVLFFATPYVATLFTKDPEALHQVVTALRIDAFNQPGLAFSLIITGALQGMGDTKSPLYSTAFGMWVVRVVGVIVLGEYLNWGIAGVWIAIGLDLYSRSLFLHYKFNQNLNRLNTNIF, encoded by the coding sequence ATGAAGAAAAAAAATAAAGATAATGATATGTTATCTTTAAAAAAGAAGATAGTTGATCTTGCTCTCCCAGCTACTGTTGAAAATATTTTAGAAACTTCTGTAGGGTTCATTGATTCCCTCATGATTTCTAAAATAGGTTTGTTAGCAGTGGCAGGTATAGGTGTCGCAAATGCTATACTGAATGTCTATATTGCTCTATTTATTGCTTTAGGAATAGGAACTTCCTCAATCATCTCTAGGAGTATTGGTGCAGAAAACATCGAAAAAGCAAAGACTGTTTCTAGACAGTCACTTCTTCTAGCTATTGTAACGGGTTTTATTCTAGGAATAGTTAGTATTTTTGCAGGCCCTAGAATTTTAACTGCTATGGGAGCTACTGCTCAAACTTTAGAGTACGCGATGCAGTTCTTTAGTATTGTCGGTGGGGGAGCGATCTTTATTGCCACAATGGTTATTTTAGGAAGTATGTTAAGAGCAATTGGAGATACAAAATCTCCGATGAAAATTGGTTTTATTACCAACCTCTTAAATATAGTATTGGACTTTATTTTAATTTTTGGACTAGGTCCTCTACCTGCTTTGGGAATTATTGGTACTGCTATTGGTACATTAATTTCTCGAATTATTGGTACCATTTTACTTTATCGTAAAGTACAACAGTCAGTTCTTAAATTTAAATTTTTCTCAATGCTAGATAAAAGTAATTATACAGAGCTTCTAAGATTGTCTCTACCTGCTACCCTAGAGCGCTTAGTTATGAGAATGGGGCAGGTTGTTTATTTTGGTTTAATTGTTGCCTTAGGAGTTAAAACTTATGCTGCGCATTCTATTGCAGGCAGTATCGAGAGTTTTGTGTATATGCCTGCTTATGGGCTAGCTACTGCGGCCGCTACATTAACAGGTAACAGCATAGGAAAAAAGGACTACGCTGAAACTAGAAATATTGCATATCTTTCTATTAAATACGGAGTTACTATTCTTAGCATATTAGGTATTGTATTATTTTTTGCGACGCCCTATGTTGCTACATTATTTACTAAAGATCCGGAAGCTCTTCATCAAGTGGTAACTGCTCTAAGAATTGATGCCTTTAATCAGCCCGGTTTAGCATTCAGCTTAATAATCACAGGTGCACTTCAAGGAATGGGAGACACTAAGTCCCCTTTATATAGTACCGCATTTGGGATGTGGGTAGTCAGAGTAGTCGGGGTCATAGTTTTGGGAGAATATCTAAATTGGGGTATTGCCGGTGTATGGATTGCTATCGGGTTAGATTTATATAGCCGTTCTTTATTCTTACATTATAAGTTCAATCAAAATCTTAACCGTTTAAATACAAATATTTTTTAA
- a CDS encoding XRE family transcriptional regulator, giving the protein MNLGQNLKKLRKEHHFTQKEIAEKLDITQGTYALWEKKNSNPALDMIAKLGEIYKLPTDLILNDKKENSPFIELLNIYKKLDAEQQSNVLNFSKFLASQQVESRPKADNIIPLKTYRREELYTIEVADEQLSAGFGQALNDTQETYTVFTDVRPGRYDGAARIKGDSMHPEYPNFSIVTFVTTGFDRDGDIYVISEGGPGEEQLYCKQVFRDSESFRCHSLNTDPQYKDFYLDEETSRIVGPVVNCIEEISPELIEN; this is encoded by the coding sequence ATGAATCTAGGACAAAATCTAAAAAAGTTGCGTAAAGAGCATCATTTTACTCAAAAAGAGATTGCTGAAAAGCTTGATATTACCCAAGGGACTTATGCACTTTGGGAGAAAAAAAACAGCAATCCAGCTCTAGATATGATTGCCAAGTTAGGAGAGATTTATAAACTTCCAACTGATCTTATCCTTAACGATAAGAAAGAAAATTCTCCCTTTATTGAACTTCTCAATATTTATAAGAAGTTAGATGCTGAACAACAAAGTAATGTTCTGAATTTTTCTAAATTTCTTGCAAGTCAGCAAGTCGAATCTCGTCCAAAGGCCGACAATATTATACCTTTGAAAACCTACCGTCGCGAAGAACTTTACACAATCGAGGTAGCGGATGAACAGCTTTCTGCTGGCTTTGGTCAAGCTCTAAATGATACCCAAGAAACTTATACTGTTTTTACAGATGTGCGCCCTGGACGTTATGATGGTGCGGCTCGTATCAAGGGAGACTCCATGCATCCTGAGTATCCGAATTTTTCAATCGTTACCTTTGTAACCACCGGTTTTGATAGGGATGGAGATATTTATGTTATCTCCGAAGGTGGACCAGGAGAAGAGCAGCTTTACTGTAAACAAGTTTTTCGTGATTCCGAAAGTTTTCGATGTCATTCGCTTAATACTGATCCCCAGTACAAAGATTTCTATCTAGATGAAGAAACTTCGCGAATCGTTGGTCCTGTTGTAAATTGTATTGAAGAAATCAGTCCTGAATTAATTGAGAACTAA
- a CDS encoding 3D domain-containing protein, giving the protein MKKNNWKKGATLLGLTVAMLTLSLHVAKADESSINGEIENFQKQLNSELSQTNAIYAKANDSQTKLKATQAKIDSLTTEIAKTEDKHDSLKARVAEQMRATQSKGGVSTSVIDIILNATDFHEAIQALTSLQVILHAENTQAKDLVNTQKNLEDMQNSLLDSKKELVATQADYQKKVENLEDSIANLKNKVAENQDILAEMKAKAEQEKIEKAEKEASEPKIETLSAVKTDEEEVSAEDSSASSTDSSTMTEPSAETGSTLTVSATAYSSDNGLGFITATGINLHQNPMCIAVDPSVIPLGSMVEVPGYGIAIAGDTGGAIVGNIIDVHFPTTAQAQAWGRKTIQVNVLS; this is encoded by the coding sequence ATGAAAAAGAACAATTGGAAAAAAGGTGCAACTTTACTAGGCTTGACAGTAGCAATGCTGACTTTGAGCTTACACGTTGCCAAAGCTGATGAAAGTTCGATTAACGGAGAAATTGAAAATTTTCAAAAACAGCTTAATTCAGAACTTTCTCAGACCAATGCAATCTATGCAAAAGCAAATGATTCCCAAACTAAACTGAAAGCCACACAAGCAAAGATTGACAGTTTAACTACAGAAATTGCAAAAACTGAAGATAAGCATGATTCTTTAAAGGCAAGAGTAGCGGAACAAATGCGGGCGACCCAATCCAAAGGAGGGGTTTCCACTTCTGTTATTGATATTATACTGAATGCTACAGACTTTCATGAAGCCATCCAAGCTTTGACGAGCTTGCAAGTAATATTGCATGCAGAAAACACACAGGCTAAAGATTTAGTGAATACTCAAAAAAACTTGGAAGACATGCAGAATTCGCTTTTGGACTCAAAAAAAGAGCTTGTAGCCACCCAAGCAGATTATCAGAAAAAAGTAGAAAATCTTGAAGACAGTATAGCTAATCTCAAAAATAAAGTAGCAGAAAATCAAGACATTCTAGCTGAAATGAAGGCTAAAGCAGAGCAAGAAAAAATCGAAAAAGCTGAGAAAGAAGCAAGTGAGCCAAAAATAGAAACACTATCTGCAGTGAAAACTGATGAAGAAGAAGTTTCAGCAGAGGACTCTTCTGCATCTTCAACGGACTCCTCAACGATGACTGAACCAAGTGCCGAAACAGGGTCCACTTTGACAGTTTCAGCAACAGCTTATTCGTCAGATAACGGTCTTGGTTTTATCACAGCCACAGGGATTAATCTTCACCAAAATCCAATGTGTATCGCAGTAGACCCATCAGTAATTCCTTTAGGGTCAATGGTTGAAGTCCCAGGATATGGGATTGCGATTGCTGGAGATACTGGTGGAGCCATTGTAGGTAACATCATCGATGTCCACTTCCCAACTACAGCGCAAGCCCAAGCATGGGGGCGTAAAACGATTCAAGTTAATGTTTTGAGCTAA
- the pheT gene encoding phenylalanine--tRNA ligase subunit beta, which yields MLVSYKWLKKLVNGIEDIPVADLAEKMSLSGIEIEGVTVPGEGLSKIVVGEVLTCEDVPETHLHICQVDVGEEEPLQIVCGAPNVKPGIKAITALVGARIADNYKIKKGKIRGMVSLGMLCALDEIGIPESVNPMKHEDGIYILPEDAVIGDSVLPYLDLDDEIIEPDILANRADAMSMRGVAHEVAAIYGKTVNFEEKTVTEVDKKAADKVAVKVETSTEQVPTYKIRMIENVKIGPSPLWLQNTLMNAGIRPINNVVDVTNYVLMYYGQPLHAFDFDKFGAEEIVVRQAEQGEKIVTLDEQERELSTEDIVITANGKPVALGGVMGGFDSEITDQTVTVALEAALFNGTSIRKTSHKFALRSESSSRFEKGINQGTVREALDFAAAMIQELAGGEILSGVVESNDFMPEPQKVSITLERINASLGTNLKIEEVLQILAQLGFETQENDGVFEIQIPSRRWDIKIEADIVEEVARIYGYDNLPSTLPSGATAGELTAMQKLRRKVRTAVEAAGLSEVIGYSLTTTEKAQEFVGTQGATTSLMLPMTEDRQTLRGSQIPGLLDIVNYNQNRKNTDVAIYEVGNIFVATDSEDTRPLEIPHLAFAISGNVESKTYSTPAVAVDFYYAKAIMEELLAGYDNVSFEAYSDIKEMHPGRTARILIGERQVGFVGQIHPATAKAYDVKETYVGSLDLAAMLELAPAQTVFVEIPKVQAVHRDIAMLVDADKTHAEIVNTITSSKVKTLNKVELFDIYQGENLPAGKKSMAYSLTFQSRENTMTEEEIAKAMSKISKNLVETLAVEIR from the coding sequence ATGTTAGTATCATACAAATGGTTAAAAAAATTAGTCAACGGGATTGAGGATATACCGGTTGCTGATTTAGCAGAAAAAATGTCATTGTCAGGTATCGAAATCGAAGGAGTAACAGTACCTGGTGAAGGTTTATCAAAAATTGTAGTTGGTGAAGTCTTAACTTGTGAAGATGTGCCCGAAACACACTTGCACATTTGTCAAGTTGATGTCGGTGAAGAGGAACCCCTCCAAATCGTCTGTGGTGCTCCAAATGTTAAACCCGGTATCAAAGCAATCACTGCTCTTGTAGGAGCTCGTATCGCCGATAATTATAAAATTAAAAAAGGAAAAATCCGCGGGATGGTCTCACTAGGTATGTTGTGTGCACTTGATGAGATTGGAATTCCCGAGTCTGTTAATCCCATGAAACACGAAGATGGTATCTATATTTTGCCGGAAGATGCTGTGATTGGTGACAGTGTGTTACCTTATCTAGACTTGGATGATGAAATCATTGAACCAGACATCTTAGCGAACCGTGCCGATGCAATGTCTATGCGTGGCGTAGCGCATGAGGTAGCAGCTATCTATGGTAAAACAGTTAACTTTGAAGAAAAAACTGTGACAGAGGTGGACAAAAAAGCTGCGGATAAAGTAGCCGTTAAAGTAGAAACAAGTACAGAGCAAGTTCCGACTTATAAGATTCGTATGATTGAAAATGTCAAAATCGGCCCTTCACCACTCTGGTTGCAAAATACATTGATGAATGCAGGGATTCGTCCAATCAACAATGTTGTGGACGTGACTAACTATGTTTTGATGTACTATGGACAACCCTTACATGCTTTCGATTTTGATAAATTTGGCGCAGAAGAAATTGTCGTTCGTCAAGCTGAGCAAGGTGAAAAAATAGTTACCTTAGATGAGCAAGAACGTGAACTTAGCACAGAAGATATCGTTATTACAGCGAATGGCAAGCCAGTAGCTCTTGGTGGTGTGATGGGTGGTTTTGACAGTGAGATTACTGATCAGACAGTAACAGTGGCCTTGGAAGCAGCGCTTTTCAATGGCACTTCTATCCGCAAAACGTCACATAAGTTTGCCCTCCGCTCAGAATCGTCAAGTCGATTTGAAAAAGGAATCAACCAAGGTACCGTTCGTGAAGCTTTGGACTTTGCAGCTGCAATGATTCAAGAGCTAGCAGGGGGTGAAATTCTCTCTGGTGTAGTAGAATCTAATGACTTTATGCCAGAACCTCAAAAAGTTTCAATTACTTTAGAACGTATCAACGCTTCACTTGGAACAAATCTTAAGATTGAAGAAGTGCTACAAATTTTGGCACAGCTTGGTTTTGAAACCCAAGAAAATGATGGCGTGTTTGAGATCCAAATCCCGTCACGTCGCTGGGATATCAAGATTGAAGCTGATATTGTCGAAGAAGTCGCACGTATCTATGGCTATGATAACTTACCAAGTACTTTGCCATCAGGTGCCACAGCGGGCGAGTTAACAGCGATGCAAAAGTTACGTCGGAAAGTTCGTACAGCTGTAGAAGCCGCTGGATTGTCAGAAGTTATTGGTTATTCATTGACAACTACTGAAAAAGCACAAGAGTTTGTGGGAACTCAAGGAGCAACAACTTCGTTGATGTTACCTATGACAGAAGACCGCCAAACATTGCGTGGCAGCCAAATTCCAGGACTTTTGGATATTGTGAATTATAACCAAAACCGTAAAAATACAGATGTAGCTATCTATGAAGTCGGCAATATCTTTGTGGCAACAGATTCAGAAGACACACGTCCTTTAGAGATTCCACATCTTGCCTTCGCTATTTCTGGTAATGTAGAAAGTAAAACTTATAGCACTCCTGCTGTGGCTGTTGATTTCTATTATGCAAAAGCTATCATGGAAGAACTTTTAGCAGGCTATGATAATGTGTCCTTTGAAGCTTACTCAGACATCAAGGAAATGCACCCTGGACGTACAGCTCGTATCCTCATCGGTGAGCGTCAGGTAGGTTTTGTCGGACAAATACACCCTGCAACAGCAAAAGCTTATGATGTCAAGGAAACTTATGTGGGGTCTCTTGACTTGGCGGCGATGCTGGAGCTTGCCCCAGCACAAACTGTATTTGTTGAAATTCCAAAAGTACAGGCTGTACATCGTGATATTGCCATGCTTGTTGATGCAGATAAAACGCATGCAGAAATTGTAAACACAATTACTTCAAGTAAAGTTAAAACCTTGAATAAAGTTGAGCTCTTTGACATTTACCAAGGAGAAAACTTGCCAGCAGGCAAGAAGTCAATGGCTTATAGCTTGACTTTCCAAAGTCGTGAAAATACCATGACTGAAGAAGAAATTGCAAAAGCTATGTCTAAAATTTCGAAAAATCTGGTCGAAACACTTGCAGTTGAAATTCGTTAA
- the pheS gene encoding phenylalanine--tRNA ligase subunit alpha gives MNLQEKIEALREQALENLTAAVEERMLNDLRTAIMGKKGELTEILKGMKDLTNEERPVIGALANAFRDEFGAKLEEKKVEIEEAAMNAALSSETLDVTLPGHAPKKGARHILTQTAEEIEEIFLGMGYEIVDGYEVETDHYNFERMNLPKDHPARDMQDTFYVTNEVLLRTHTSPMQARTMDKHDFSKGGLRMIAPGRVYRRDTDDATHSHQFHQVEGLVVDKNITMADLKGTLELVIQKMFGADREIRLRPSYFPFTEPSVEVDVSCFKCGGKGCNVCKHTGWIEILGAGMVHPNVLEMSGIDSKEYSGFAFGMGQERIAMLRYGINDIRGFYQGDLRFLEQFGK, from the coding sequence ATGAATCTACAAGAAAAAATTGAGGCATTGCGTGAGCAGGCTTTGGAAAATTTGACAGCTGCTGTGGAAGAAAGAATGTTGAATGACTTGCGTACAGCCATTATGGGTAAAAAAGGCGAGTTAACCGAAATCCTTAAAGGAATGAAAGATTTAACAAATGAAGAACGTCCCGTCATTGGTGCACTAGCCAATGCCTTCCGTGATGAGTTTGGAGCAAAACTTGAAGAGAAAAAAGTAGAGATTGAAGAAGCAGCGATGAATGCAGCTTTAAGCTCTGAAACATTAGATGTAACTTTGCCAGGTCATGCCCCTAAAAAAGGTGCACGACACATCTTGACTCAAACAGCAGAAGAAATTGAAGAAATTTTCCTAGGAATGGGTTACGAAATCGTAGATGGTTATGAAGTCGAAACTGACCATTATAACTTTGAACGTATGAACTTACCAAAAGATCATCCTGCGCGTGACATGCAAGATACTTTCTATGTAACAAATGAAGTTTTGCTTCGTACACACACATCTCCGATGCAAGCGCGTACTATGGATAAACATGACTTTAGCAAAGGCGGGTTACGCATGATTGCACCAGGTCGTGTTTATCGTCGTGATACCGATGATGCAACCCACAGTCACCAATTCCACCAAGTTGAAGGTTTAGTTGTGGATAAAAATATTACAATGGCTGATCTTAAAGGGACGCTTGAACTTGTCATTCAAAAAATGTTTGGTGCTGACCGTGAAATTCGTTTACGCCCTTCATACTTCCCATTTACTGAACCTTCCGTTGAAGTAGATGTAAGCTGCTTTAAGTGCGGGGGCAAGGGATGTAACGTCTGCAAACATACGGGATGGATTGAAATTCTCGGTGCAGGTATGGTTCACCCTAATGTCTTAGAAATGAGCGGTATCGACAGTAAAGAATATTCAGGTTTTGCTTTTGGTATGGGTCAAGAACGTATTGCTATGCTCCGTTATGGTATCAACGACATCCGTGGCTTCTATCAAGGAGATTTGCGTTTCTTGGAGCAATTCGGAAAATAA
- a CDS encoding TetR/AcrR family transcriptional regulator, which translates to MAKNTKEIVIRTLLNIAAEGGRVNVEEITRRTGITRNTIRHNFGDKGIEGIIEYIYLDIFHEINEQLFRHDPNEIPVEIFADIVLPILWQHRDEAHILATSNLLYRTDAGAIDLTFPWAKERYDYLVKEHELNPYFSSKQLLSFWISYLDIIFTLWFSAQIPLEPEKFKPLFIKLIKTSMYDLIYKGIGR; encoded by the coding sequence ATGGCTAAAAATACTAAAGAAATCGTTATACGTACCTTGCTCAACATTGCTGCTGAAGGGGGACGTGTCAATGTTGAAGAAATCACCCGTCGTACGGGGATTACCCGAAATACTATCCGCCATAACTTTGGAGATAAGGGCATTGAGGGCATTATCGAATACATCTATTTAGACATTTTCCATGAAATAAACGAGCAACTTTTTCGTCATGACCCAAATGAAATACCTGTTGAAATTTTCGCTGATATCGTCTTACCCATTCTGTGGCAGCATCGTGATGAGGCCCATATCCTTGCAACGAGTAACCTCTTATACCGCACGGATGCTGGAGCAATTGACCTCACTTTCCCCTGGGCGAAAGAGCGTTATGATTATCTAGTAAAAGAGCACGAACTCAACCCTTACTTCTCCTCTAAGCAGCTTTTATCTTTCTGGATTTCCTACTTAGATATTATCTTTACCCTTTGGTTCAGTGCCCAGATTCCTCTAGAACCTGAGAAATTCAAACCTCTATTTATCAAACTCATTAAGACTTCAATGTACGACCTCATCTATAAGGGAATTGGCCGCTGA